DNA sequence from the Puntigrus tetrazona isolate hp1 chromosome 2, ASM1883169v1, whole genome shotgun sequence genome:
aaaagtaatttcattttgacttctttttaaaatcttcttgatttaagaagtttaaatatttttactggaaacaaaataaatgtgtaaaaaagcCGTTTTAGCAGTGTAAGTGCAGAAAAATTCAGAAAACGGTGGGTTTTGCATGGgattttttcttcagaatatgTAAACGTTTCATccattaaatgcttttattttgttttgtgttcattaTGCAATGCATGTATTTATCGGTGACTGTCAAAATCGGATCTGGCTATGAAAAACCGAACAGCCTGCGTCTGTTAAAGTGCtgtttgtgaaatattgttttcaaCTTTTACTGAACTAAAGGAAGTGGAAAATATTCTTATCCAGGAAAAAACCCCTCACGTCTCATCTGACATCTCCAGATGTGAGTTGTGAAAAAAACAGGGTGCCTTGACTCGAGCAAGAAAAAGCTCTCCAGGACGACAGAGATCAGTAAGATATCTGTGATGTTTACACGTAGAGAGTCATAAATCAGTCTTGTGATGAAGCCATTTCGATTTAGACAAGATGACACTTTACACTGTTCTCTGCGAGGACGGGGAGGCATTTCATGAATCACCGAACAGAAAGAAAAGTCATTTCCTTCAGAAGACATGCTCTGAAGGAGAATTACTGAATTGCTACTACCatactttatactgtatttatatttccaGAGATCATGATACCTTATCAATTCAGTGTGAAAGAATTATGCATATACTGTAGTGCTGTAAAGCCATTAATCACgtccaataaaaaaattgtttacatggGTGAGCTGTGTATATTACACACGTACAGAAAATATTTAGGCttcttgtacatattaaaatatattaaaggatAAGGAagcagttttaatgtgttttaaaaagatcCTATTGAGAAACGGGCAAAACCTGTACACTATACGTCCACATCACAGCATGCTGACTCGACTGCAGCAGTAGATACACATTATATTGCAATTTGTGTGACGTTCCAGCAATGTCCTTCTGCACTTGATTATAGCCGTGCAAGAGACTTCAGACTTCTGAGGGAAGTTTCTTTGGCAATGTTGGCATGAACCTTTGGGCAGTTGTTCTAAGTCACCTCAGTAGATTCATGTTTTCATCAAACTCTCAGTAAGTGGCATTGACCCAAAGGCAGCCCTAAGCCTGGCTCAATGAGAAGATGTAACCAAATGAGACTGCCACAACAGAAACCGCCTATAGGTTAGCCGGCACACTAGCTGATGGGTCcacccagtgtgtgtgtgtgtgtgtgtgtgtgactgagtcAGTACGTGGTAGCGGTTCTTCGGAAGGGCTCTGGAGATACATGCTTGTTGTTTCGATGCGGGTTTCTGTCAGTGTTTCTCTGAGGGCACTTCTCAGTTGAACTTGACTTATTACATAAACCCTGACATCTGTGACCTAGGACCACCCCGATGAACTTAAGGAGAAACTAAAGTTGACGTTTAAAAGAGCAAATACTGGTTGCTCACTTCACCAGCCAGTCTAACTGCATCATTCGGATTGAAAACAGCAACCTAACTAGCTTTGAGGACAGATGATATTGCCAACACATTATTGAAACTAACTAGAGCGATCATTTCATTAACTGACTCTAATCTCACCCCAAAACGTGCATAACATTTTTTCTAGTGAAGCAGAAAATGGTGTCCcctaacaaataataataatgaatattaattactaaCTAATCATACATTGGCCACCATTTATTGAAGACTGTCTCCATTTAGTCCTGTTGAGTACCACTTTTTGCAATAATGAGGATGTATAGATGACAGTCAAGAAGGGTGGATTTGCTCTCGGCCAGTTGTGTTACTTACAGATTAAAGATGAAAATGGTGAATCAGTGCATACTGAGTCACTGGTGGACCACGTTTATGATActgtgcactgtaaaaatgacgTGATTTTAACAGACCAAAACCAAAacgctacagtaaaaacctgttaaatgattaacggtaaattcctgtaaaaagCTACATGGAAAAATCGTAAattgacattcccagaatttcCAGCATTGCAATTTgatgctttttctttaaaatcactattttttaaattagtttttcctATCCGTTATGTTTaaatctaatgttgttaaattaacgTTTATTGcatatcttaattttaataGGTCTCACCATGATGGTGATTAGTGTTTGTGCGTATGCCACTGTGCACCTTCTCTTACTGTTTAAAGAGCTGCTTGTGACGGGCTTTGGTTCATCTCTGCATTTGGTGATTATAAGcatatttcaaaggtacaaaacagatttcagtactttaataagTTGGCATATTAACGTTAACTTATAAACATATAagttaatgaaattactttatttaactgtaaattttacttaaaaaccGAAAATGTTGCtaccatattttttttggtgtggTGCTTGCTTAATCATTTTCAGTCTCCGTTTAATTACATGGAATAGAGATCatcttcaaaaatacagttttcttgttacatgagagagagagcaagtcAAGCAGGGACATTATCAGTTTTCCAAGATTACTATTAATTAAAgaattttgagttcatttacttttttatgtttccaGATTTCCTACGATATCTAGCAAATGTCTCCTCTGATTATGATAAACCACAGGCATTTGCagaatacatgtattttttatttatttatttttaagtatgaTTGATTGCGTattgatttgaatgattttggTGATTGCATATTTGGAGACTTTTGGAGCAATGCATGGCACATGTGCTCTCACATGACTCAGTTGCATCCCTAGAAGAGATGGCATGAATGGGTGCAGTAACTAAATTGCTATTAAGTTTCAGCGGACATTTATCTTGAGAATGACCGATGAGGGGTGTGTGGCATTTGCAGTGCGTTCTGTCATGGAAGTGGTCAGAGAGGCTTGGCCTCTGGAGGATGGAGGCCAGCGGCCCATCTGAATGGGTTTGCTGCACATCCAGAGAGGCTTAAGAACACACACATCCATAGGAGTCCACTGATAGTTTTCTGCTCACTGAACATACAATGCTCTGTCATGGCACTACGTGTACAGAGGCACTGCCTCTAGACAACAGCCTTTCTTCTGCAGAGCTGTGATGAGCGGAACAAATTAAAACCATTATATAACACAAGATATTAAGGTTCATCACCGTCGTTCTGCATTTAAGTTCTgagtaatcatttttattgtctgAGTTACAGGTTTATTCAGATAATAATACTGCATCATTTCTCTTGTGCTGCTAAGTAAAATTATGTATTCACATGACATGCAcaaaatatattctattttagTTCTTCAGTTAAGATTTAAAGCCTCTGACTGCTTCAGGCATGGGGAATGTTCATTGCCATGTCAATCCCAGTTTGAATACTACTACCATAAGCAATGTGAAGTATTGATCTTTTAATACATAAAGAGCAATAAACTATATCATAAACGTTTCTCAGCTAATTTAGTCTATTTAGCTCAACAAGTGTATGGCACAGAGTTTCCCCACAGATGTATTTTACTGTGTTGtattaatcaataataaaaccATCATTACAATATCAAGAGAAATAACTgatttcattgtaaaatattgcagTCCTAGCCCGTATCACCTTTGCAGTGTGACTTACGTTGATGTTAATAAATTCAATGATTGAATAAATGGTTATTTGACCTAAAAGATGCCCATAGAATGCCCATCACTTTTTTATCGCTCCTTTAAAGTTCGACATTCCTAGATGCATGAACGACAGGACACTCACTGACCTCCCAGTAAAAGGAGGAGATTGTCTGGAGAAAGCAACTGGTTACTTCTTGGTGCTtggaaggtaaaaaaaataaaaaaaaatttatgtttgGCTTGTTGGAGATACTCCAGGTTGCAATGATCTGTCCAAATCAGGAATGCATTTTGAACCCCGTCCAACCAATTTCTCCAGTTTTTCAAGGACAGCGGTTTACAATGAGAGTCCAGCGATAttacaggaagaggaagattTGAAATAACATGAATGACTTTTTCAACAAAATCGACTACACTTTGATAAATCTACTTGAATTTTGGTTTTACAATTACTCCACAGTTTTTCAATACAGCCTCTGATATTTCTAATACTTAAAGATACAAGATGGCTCGATATGCTTTATGGTGGTGTGAATGAAAGAAGTGTTACGATTCAAACTTTTAAAGTCtaaactgaaatcaaaatataCTTGGGCACAGAGTTCATTCGCCTGCTCATCATCAAGAACGAGAACAGGGTATATGCTCCACTGTTCCTTGGAGAACGTCCAAGCGTTGGATAAGACACGGTGTAGTGCATCGAATATCTGGTCTTTCCATCTTCGCCTGGGCAGAACATCTAAATATTATGACACACAAGAGAGCATAAAAAGTCAAGACAcataattgctttatttttagtaaatctgTCAATTAAACAACACAGTGAGTAAATGAACCTCATCTTAGAGCATGCATAGAGCATTGAGCCAATCGCACTTTTATAAACACGTTTTATCTTCTCTATAGCAAACCTATATATAAATCCTTGTAGGCATCGGGTTGGTTTTATTATGATTAGGGCGTCGCGGCAGTCGTGCAGGAACACGCCATCGGTCAGTCTAGGAGTTTAAACCCTCGATTCGGGGCCATTAGCCCGAGGAACTCTTTCTCTCGcggtttttttctttctctttatactTCCTCTCTTGCGTGCGCAAAACAAGAGTCAGAGATGAGAGCGAGGCGTCAATGAGACCGACGGTGTACGATGGGCGCGCGGGACGCGGAGCGATCTCTGCGGCTGTTAGATGCTGATGGATCGCGATTCTTTCGACCGTGGACCCGCTTTACCGAGCGCACCTGAGACGGAAAGCTGAGGGTCGCCGCAGTTTGGCGGAAAGTTATGACCGGATGGAGCGCGCGTCTTCTGGAGGGGTCTCCTCGGCGCAACTTCCCAAGGTCCGTATGTGGTTTCCTTGTAGCGCTTACACACGTGAGAGAGACGAGCTACAACACCACTAAAATTATTagcctgtttatttttgtaatagaaATAGTGGTTTTTAGTATTTGGAATTTCTTCATGGTATGccctacactgtaaaataaatacataaaataattatagtgATAAAGTTATGAAATGTGgggttttatttagattttaaggACACTTCATTTATACTAAAACGCAAGGAAATGCAGTGAAAGCATCAAAATGCAGGTAAAACATATGTATTTAGGTCAATACGGGAAACTCTTGATTGATACAGTAGTTTTGTGCTCTATTTTTATGGATTCgttcaaaatgtttgtttatttccaggtttaaatgggaaaaaaaaacttggtatCAGACCTTGATACAATTGGCATTTATTCATTGTTACCAGAACTGCCTGTAGAATAGACTGTTTGTTTCTAGTGACTTAATCAAGAGACATTTACAGGTAATATTTAAAGAGAATGAAATGTACTCTACaatataatttcaataaatgctttttttagtctcgaaatgcatttttatattcattctcTGTAGTTAATAATATAAGTTCAATTTACCTCAAGCTGATTTCTTTGAAACTGCTGACTGAGTAAAAAGGCAGCTCAAATGAACCAGACTGCCATCAGCTTTTACGTTATTAATTAAGGgcacatttcacttttttatttcaatgacaAATCAAACACAGCTAGGTGCACTGAATCGATTGTGAAAGGGTTTACATTTGGTTGCACATTGTGTGCACAAGTTTCCTTTgaagattttttacattttgtctgtattttacagttttatggaCAGAACCGATAACGGATGCACGCAGAAATACTGTACCTGGAGATTTAACCCttatgtgcaaaaaaacatgtaaacatttacaaCAGAATCATCTAATCTCATCTGTGTTATTAACTTCTGGAAAAGAGAAGGGGAAAATAATTATAGCAACAACATAAACCGTTTGTCTTTATTTGACTACCTCTTTTAGTCATCCTTTGccatatatttagatttatgaTCTGCATGTTTACTCTTAACTTTTGTTATAGGTAgttcttgcacacacacacacacacacacacacacacacacacacacacacacacacatccagggGCTTATTTACAGTGTGTTTAAGTGACATCCACCAGGCAACTTCTTGGGACTGTATTCGAAAGTCTTTCCTCCACATTTGATTCCATGAATGAGACTGAAGTAACAAGATGAccaataataagtaataagatAATATGCAGTGGTAACTACGGGACTGATAGTGATATGAGTGACTAACAGAGATGTATAACCATAACTGAACTCAGCCTCACATTACCTAAACTGACCTTCACATGCTGTTCTGTGACTGTACTTTTTACCTCACGCATGCACACAACTGCAAACATATCGCAGACTCGAGCAAAatggtttatttcatttcagaccCGAATCACTGCTGAGGTTTTAGCAACTGCATGTAAAGATtgcacccttttttttttaaacgttccTTTGAAAGGATCCACTCAACCAAACACCTATTTTCCCCGAGGTGTCTCAGGCTATGAGGTTCCACGAATAGTGAGTACCATCTGTGTCCAGTTATCCTTGCTTTCCTCTAAGATACACAATGTGAGCCTGTGGCAGCCATTCCTGCCGGTTCAGATGGTATGGGAGAAGGCAAATCCCACATTAGGGAATGGCATGTTAAAATCACGAACAGGGGCCAGTTCATATACTCCAGggagagactttttttttttttgttgcaaccTTGGAGTTGATCTTGCTCGCCCAGACATCTGATAGGAATGATTTTGAGTCTGGTATTGAGTCCATGCATACGTCAGACATCTCCATATACCATAATGCAAGAGGATTGTGATCATCCCACATGATATACTTTTAAGATAGATGCTCTCACACAATCAAGTATTATAGTATTgctatttaatttgtttgtgcaATCACCCAAGCATCAGCTTCTCAAGTGGTCAGGGATTTAGGACTTTCGCTGTCTGCCTCTTCCAGTTATTTTTGCAGTTACAAAAACAGATCATTATGCTGCTTGATGTTGCAAACCGTAATTTGTaatcattgttttcatttgttatcataattaaataaaacacaataattcTAATCCTTTTTATAAACTTATATACCTCCCAAAATAagtaagtaaacaaataaatcaagttTTAATACCTTTTAATGCGTTCAGTGTTCAGAATATGTGAGTGTCTGTCAAAAATAGTTGCTTTTATTGATGAAATGTTTAATACACATgttgtaaatcatttttatggtcCCATAGTAAACATTACataatcatataaaaaataatgactcaaGACTTTTAATAGTAGGCCTTTTTCTACTATTTGAAAAaatggtttcactttattttgatggtttcttatgaacattctgtggacaataagtaactttgcacctacatgtcaactaactttcagtagagtgttagtagagtattagtagacttgtagggttagggttagaataagttgacatgtccCTGAAAAGTCAGTAGAATGTGtgttggtagatcatcacaagaaagagttagcagataaaaaccagacagtctacttatactctaatgaaagtttgTTGACATGTAggtacaaagttacttattgttaacaaaatattcataaggggccattaaaataaagagaaaccAATTTTTCAAATAGTAGGAAAAATGCCTACTATTAAAAGTCTTGAATCATGATTCTTTTTCATATGATTGTGTAATGTTTACTATGATAtcgcttttttttaaagactcaGTTATGTGTTGGATCATGTTCTGAATAATCTTTGTCAGACAGACCCAAGGGCTGAGCTTTGACTGAAATTTTGTGGCCGAGTTTTGTCCTTGGGGTCTTGTTTAGGAACAATTCAACTGTGACCTGAAATAAACCGGAGTTCGGAAATGACTTGATCTGTGAGTGGTGAGAGAGAATGCTGCTTCAGCTGAATGACAGACAGTAGCAAAGAACTTCACATCGTTATATCTCACCTGCAGAAAAAAACACCGTAGGAAATTCATTCATAGGAAATTGTTGGCAAATAATCCAAGAAGAGTTCTCAGAAATATACGGCTCTCTGAGAAGTGAACTAATAATGAATATAAGGTGCTTGTACTGCTGGAATGCGCTGTGCATTGCTCAAAGCGATCCTTTGcagaacatattttttattacaaatgttatttattatttgttcattagactgtcaaaagaaaagagaacaaatGGGTCCCTGCAGTTCAAAGAAACAAATGGACTCCAGGCAATGAAACTTGAATTTTGCAGTAAAATCATCCACTATATATTGTATCGACAACTTATCAATTACATATTTACCTCTATCTCATATTCTGCATAACTGGATGgttttaaacaaacactgacAAAACTATATATCAATACATGTGGGCCACTGGATCTTAAGTAAGGATTATTGTTTGATTTAGTCAAGTTTTTACAGCTTCCTGATTAAATCCAGTCATGCAGCCGGCTCTTTTGCCTCTCAGTCCAGCAGAGGGGACATGTTACGGTGGGAAAGTGGAGTCAGTGTATACCCTTTATAAATATGAAGACCTTGATTacctggttcaggtgtgtttgattagggttggagctaattTCTGCAGACCCTCCAGGATTGAGTTTGGTGACCCCTGTTTTAGATAAATCTTACACCCTGCAAACAtcactgacatgtttttttgccttgtTAATGAAGCTGCATAATACATGTCACGGCAGTCACGTTTTCGGGTCAAAAACTCTCCTTTTTCCTGGTATCTTTTATATGAATGCATgattattttttcccttttggttaaactttattttgttagtccactttagacattctactaccTGTAAGTAACTTTAACCAGATGttaactacatgtctactaactctcagagtagactgtaaGAGTTGCCATATAGTACTTGCAatgtttctgatagtcagtatgttgtatgctGTGAACCTATCAAAGTAAAGTGTTAGAAGACATTCTGTATTAGACTAAAGATAATACTCACATAACTGATGAAAGTTGATATATAATTGCAAAGATATTTATTGTCtcgtaaatatatatatacattttttgtgcaacacaattttattatgttgcttcAAGTATGTATTACTGCGGTtctgaatacaaaaatatcagttgactgtcactaaaagttaatgctctatcatgttggaaatatgccttacaccaaatccaaccctaaacctacctgatagtgtagAACAAATGTCAAACTGGTATGAAAAGGCATTTGcggatgcaaccgtgccatttcaacttccttttatgcagatttataCCGTTTTGTCAAACCGTAGTCACACAGGATTCGAACCCGAGCTCCTCTCCTCTCAAGAACATCTCTGCACTCCGTGATCTAcagaacaaacctaccgtctatgaaaacacatagatatgaagctggatatgctGGATCCAAAAGCATCCATTTTctaatatcccagcatattaaagAATGGTATACCTCaagtaattttacaaaaattacactttagtaaatttgtgtaaaaaaaaaaaaaggtgtcaaGACAATGATACGCTGGGCAACTTTTAGAGCAATGTTGCTGTAAGCAGTCAATAAGGCGAGACACAGAGCCCCGGACTGATCTAAACTATCCAGATACTATCCAGATCCAATCTGCTACCCATTCTCAACTGAAAAGCGCCCAAGcatcattgttaaaaaaaagctgcccagtgtatcatcagcatCAGAGTTTTATTGCCCATGTAGTGtaaatttttttggaaactgcagtgataccTACTTAGTGATACGTATTTTCGTGCCTTTCTAAATAATGCACCAAGTTACGTTTATATCGTCTGACCAGGTAGAAATAAAgtgttcaatgttttttttaaatctgctgACATTTCTGATTTTTCCTTATTTGCAGAACATAAGTGAAGGGTCTCTGTCACCAACATGAGCTGGAGCTTTCTCACTCGACTATTGGAGGAAATCCACAACCACTCCACGTTTGTGGGGAAAGTTTGGCTGACTGTGCTAATTATTTTCCGCATCGTTCTGACCGCAGTGGGAGGTGAGTCAATCTACTCCGATGAGCAGACTAAGTTCACCTGCAACACTAAGCAGCCCGGCTGCGACAACGTATGCTACGACTCCTTCGCCCCGCTGTCACACGTCCGGTTCTGGGTGTTCCAGATCATCATGATATCCACCCCCTCCGTCATGTATCTGGGTTACGCCATCCATAAGATCGCCCGTACCTCGGAGGAGGAGCGGTGCAAGAACCAGATTTACCACAAGAGGAACCGCCACAGTCGGTGGAGAAACGGACACCACCTAGAAGAGGTCTTGGAGGAAGATGATGCCGAGCCCATGATCTACGAAGAAGACACTTTGGATGAGCAGGAGGTCAAACCAGAGACAGACAAGGGAAAAAACCAAGACCCATTGAAGCATGATGGCCGCCGTAAGATCATGCAAGAAGGCTTGATGAGGATGTATGTGCTTCAGCTTTTATCCCGTGCGGTCTTTGAGGTCGGGTTCCTCACGGGTCAATATCTCCTTTATGGCTTCCGGGTTAATCCTTCGTACGTCTGCAACAAGATCCCATGCCCGCACAGAGTAGACTGCTTCGTCTCACGGCCCACCGAGAAGACCATCT
Encoded proteins:
- the gjc2 gene encoding gap junction protein gamma 2 yields the protein MSWSFLTRLLEEIHNHSTFVGKVWLTVLIIFRIVLTAVGGESIYSDEQTKFTCNTKQPGCDNVCYDSFAPLSHVRFWVFQIIMISTPSVMYLGYAIHKIARTSEEERCKNQIYHKRNRHSRWRNGHHLEEVLEEDDAEPMIYEEDTLDEQEVKPETDKGKNQDPLKHDGRRKIMQEGLMRMYVLQLLSRAVFEVGFLTGQYLLYGFRVNPSYVCNKIPCPHRVDCFVSRPTEKTIFLLIMYVVSCLCLLLNVCEMFHLGIGAFRDTLRKRRSHGQQPPYGYPYSRNISSSPPGYNLVVKSDKPGRIPNSIILQDQNMPRVLPEQHCTSPDENIPSDLATLHHHLRVAQEQLDMAFQTYNTKNSQISRASSPVSGGTMTEQNRVNTAQEKQGARPKASTERAGTIAKNGKTSVWI